In Chryseobacterium camelliae, one DNA window encodes the following:
- a CDS encoding dimethylarginine dimethylaminohydrolase family protein gives MKLNIKNETGRLKSVVLGQPNSMGPVPGLDESYDAKSYYSIQNNIYPKEQDIISEMNAFEAVLKKYGVEVLRPSIIENYNQVFARDVAFVIDDKMIISNVIADRADEQDAYQKVFEKVAWRKIINLPETAHIEGGDVIVWDDFLFIGTCFSEDYRSYKTARTNEYAIEILKEYFPKKRIIDLELKKNDKIPYEGILHLDCTFNPVGEDKCIIYKNGFVDESDYRLIIDIFGEENCFHINDEEMFEMFPNIFSIAPDVVVSDQSFTRMNDYLRNEWGMTVEEIPYREISKMGGLLRCSTMPLVRE, from the coding sequence ATGAAACTGAATATAAAAAATGAAACGGGGAGGCTGAAATCTGTTGTTTTAGGTCAGCCCAATTCAATGGGACCAGTCCCTGGTCTGGACGAAAGCTATGATGCTAAATCCTACTATTCCATCCAAAATAATATATATCCCAAAGAACAGGATATCATCAGCGAAATGAATGCTTTTGAGGCTGTACTCAAAAAATATGGTGTTGAAGTATTGCGCCCGAGTATTATAGAAAACTACAATCAGGTATTTGCAAGGGATGTGGCATTTGTGATTGATGATAAGATGATTATCTCCAATGTGATTGCAGACCGGGCAGATGAGCAGGATGCTTACCAGAAAGTTTTTGAAAAAGTGGCCTGGAGGAAAATCATCAACCTTCCGGAAACGGCTCACATCGAGGGTGGTGACGTCATTGTATGGGATGATTTCCTTTTTATCGGTACCTGCTTCAGTGAAGATTACCGAAGCTATAAAACGGCAAGAACCAACGAATATGCCATCGAAATCCTGAAAGAATACTTTCCCAAGAAAAGGATTATTGACCTTGAACTTAAGAAGAATGATAAGATCCCTTATGAGGGCATTTTACATCTGGACTGTACATTTAATCCGGTAGGAGAGGACAAATGCATCATTTATAAAAACGGATTTGTGGATGAAAGCGATTACCGTTTGATCATTGATATCTTCGGTGAAGAAAACTGCTTCCATATTAATGATGAAGAGATGTTTGAGATGTTTCCGAATATCTTTTCCATCGCGCCTGATGTAGTGGTTTCCGATCAGTCTTTTACCCGAATGAATGACTACCTCAGAAACGAATGGGGAATGACTGTGGAAGAAATCCCTTACCGTGAGATTTCAAAAATGGGGGGATTACTGAGATGTTCCACGATGCCATTGGTGAGAGAGTGA
- a CDS encoding S-adenosylmethionine decarboxylase family protein, whose product MKSLSSKGLHILLTLETESEELLLDSNSFLEFIRKLVPENGAEIVGITNHIFDNKSFTSAVCLKESHLCIHTWPEFKQLTFDVFLCNYIQDNTEKVERIADLVTAYFNGVTIHKHKIYR is encoded by the coding sequence TTGAAATCATTATCAAGCAAAGGATTACATATTCTTCTGACCTTGGAAACAGAGTCAGAAGAATTGTTATTAGACAGCAACAGCTTCCTCGAATTCATCCGTAAATTAGTACCGGAAAACGGAGCGGAGATCGTAGGTATAACCAATCACATTTTTGACAATAAAAGCTTCACATCAGCAGTTTGCCTCAAGGAATCTCATTTATGTATTCATACATGGCCTGAGTTTAAGCAGCTTACATTTGATGTTTTTCTCTGTAATTATATTCAGGATAATACTGAAAAAGTAGAAAGGATTGCCGATCTGGTGACGGCATATTTTAATGGAGTAACCATTCATAAACATAAAATTTACAGATAA
- the ctlX gene encoding citrulline utilization hydrolase CtlX, whose translation MQTTDTVLMIEPIAFGFNAETAENNYFQVEQKELDIQEKALAEFRTFAEKLRNKGINVIAIQDTADPHTPDSIFPNNWVSFHRDGKVVLYPMFATNRRVERREDIIESIKSQGFQVTEIDDWSFPEIQGHYLEGTGSMIFDHDHKIAYGSVSLRLDEALFREFCAKYGFTPVVFHSYQTVGSERLPIYHTNVMMCVADRFVVICLDCIDDEMERAKVSETIKNSGKEIIEISEDQMHQFAGNMLQVQNTDGQKFLVMSETAYRSLSPDQVSAIEKYCEIIYADLHTIEVNGGGSARCMLAEVFLPKK comes from the coding sequence ATGCAGACAACAGATACTGTACTCATGATAGAACCGATTGCCTTCGGTTTCAATGCGGAAACGGCAGAAAATAACTATTTTCAGGTAGAGCAGAAAGAATTGGATATCCAGGAAAAGGCATTGGCTGAATTCAGGACTTTTGCTGAAAAGCTCAGGAACAAGGGAATCAATGTAATTGCCATACAGGATACGGCAGATCCCCATACGCCCGATTCCATCTTTCCAAATAACTGGGTAAGTTTCCACCGGGACGGAAAAGTTGTCCTGTATCCGATGTTCGCAACCAACAGAAGAGTGGAAAGGCGAGAAGACATTATCGAAAGCATTAAAAGCCAGGGATTCCAGGTGACTGAAATCGATGATTGGTCTTTCCCTGAAATCCAGGGGCATTATCTGGAAGGAACCGGAAGTATGATTTTTGATCATGACCATAAAATTGCCTATGGCTCTGTTTCCCTGAGGCTTGATGAAGCCCTCTTCAGGGAATTCTGTGCGAAATATGGCTTTACGCCGGTGGTATTCCATTCTTATCAGACGGTAGGCTCCGAAAGGCTACCGATTTATCATACCAACGTAATGATGTGTGTCGCAGACCGGTTTGTGGTGATCTGCCTGGATTGTATCGATGATGAAATGGAAAGGGCTAAAGTTTCAGAAACCATTAAAAATTCAGGGAAGGAAATCATCGAAATCTCAGAAGACCAGATGCACCAGTTTGCCGGAAATATGCTTCAGGTACAAAATACGGATGGACAAAAATTTCTTGTTATGAGCGAAACTGCCTACAGGTCCTTAAGCCCGGATCAGGTTTCAGCGATTGAAAAATACTGTGAAATCATTTATGCAGATTTACATACCATTGAAGTGAACGGAGGAGGCAGCGCAAGATGCATGCTGGCCGAGGTATTCCTGCCGAAAAAATAA